The nucleotide window CGCTTCAAATCGTAGTTTATCCGCTGCATCGGAAGCGTTGGAGATCAGCTCCCGAAGAAAAATCTCTTTATTTGAATACAGAGAGTGAATCATCAGGTGAAGCAGTTGCTTCACTTCGGTTTGAAAGCCAAGAGTTTCCTGCTGAGTTTCTGTGCTCATCTATCAATTCCCAATCTTACGGTTACAAAGATTTACTGTTAAAACGAAAATCGTTGACACTAAAGATGGGGACAGCCCCTCCCTTTTCAAGGGGCTTTAATGGAAATGCCCGACAATTTATTCCATCCGGCTGATCACCAGCTGACGCAGAGTGCTGGAATTAAATTCCCGCCGATAGAGGATAACAACCACTCCGGTCGTCATCAGCATAAACAGCCAGGGGTTAATAAACCATGCCAGAACAGAGAGACTGAAATAGTAGGTGCGCAACCCCAGATTAAAATTGTTTGCCGCCATTGAACTCATAATCGCCAGCCGCGTCGCATGAGATTTCAGTTCAGGCTCTGCCGCATCATCTGGCTGAGGCGCGCCGCCGATCATGACAGAGGTGAATCCATACTGGCGCAGACTCCAGGTAAATTTCAGAAACGCATAAACAAACAAACCAATCAGCACCAGCAGTTTAAGTTCCCACTCTGCTTTGGTTGCATGACTGGCAAAGGGGATGTCTCCGATAATATCGATCGCTTTGTCTGTTGACCCCAGCACTGTCATCAGGCCCGCTAAAATAAGCATGGTGGATGAGGCAAAAAATGATACGCTACGCTCCAGATTGGCAATCGCAGCCGTATCGGCTATTCGAACCTCCCGATGCAACATCCGGGTCATCCATTCGAGACGATAGTTGTGCATGACACTGGCCAGACAATGGGTATCTCTGGCGCGTTTGCGGGTATAGGCGTTATATCCCTTAAAACAGAGCAGAAACCAGCACAGAGACAACAGGTTAAGCCAGTTTATGTGTAGAAAGCCGATCAGCTGTTCCATGCGTATTCCCGGAATAAAAAACGTACTGTCATTGTAAATAAAACAACAGGATAGACAACCTTGCCCAGCCAATATTCTAAGCTTCTTCTGGGTGCAGCATTTGCACTGGCCACAACCCTGGTGATGAGTCTGGCGGCGGCCGCAACCAAGTACACTGCAGGATTTGTGTCTATCGAACAGATTGTGCTGGCGCAATACGTCATCTGCACAGTGATTATGCTGCCCTGGCTGGGACGCAAAGGTCTCACGGCACTCAAGACCGAAAAGCCCTGGTTACATCTGGCCCGTGGCCTGTCCGGATGGCTCTGCTTCTATACTTACTATCTGGCACTGAATGAGATTCCACTGGGTGAGGCCGCATTGTTACGTAATGCGGCACCCTTAATGGTGCCACTACTGGTTTTAATCTGGCTCAAATACCGGATGCCGCTGTTGAATTGGGTGCCGGTCATGGTCGGTTTTATCGGAATAGCACTGGTACTCAAACCCGAAGGAAGCCACTTTAACCCATGGCACATTGCCGCTGTTGCTTCCGCTATTTCGCTATCGGTCTCGATCGTGACCACCCGGGTACTGACGCTGACAGAACCCACTAACCGTATCCTTTTTTACTATTTTGCGCTCTCCGCACTGTTCTCCCTGCCACTGGCAGTAAGCGACTGGCAACCGATACCGCTGATCAGCGTGCCCCTGATGATCGCTATCAGCCTGTCAATCTGGTGCACTATGTGGCTCTACACCAAAGCTTACAGTTATGCTAAGGCAACCGTGATTGCTCCGATCAGTTATTTTGGTGTCCTGTTTGCAGGACTGCTCGGCTGGCTTTTCTGGCAGCAGGTTCCTGATATGATCTCAATTATGGGTGCAGCACTGGTGATCAGTGGTGGTATCGGTTCGGTATGGCTAGGAAGGGAGAAAAACTGATGTATCTTGATCTGGGAGATCTGTTCTGGCTGACACTGATTGTGCTGCTTCTACTGCACTGGTGGCAGTCACTGAAAGTTAAAGAGATCGCTCTCAAAGCGGCCAGCAACCATTGCCGCGAACTGGACCTCCAGCTGCTGGACCAGAGTGTCTATCTGCGGGGGCTCTGGCTGAAGCGGGATGATAACGGCAAAATCAGAATCTGGCGCTCCTACCTGTTTGAGTTTACCGCGACCGGCGAAGACCGTGCCCGCGGCCGGGTTATCCTGCTGGGCCCCCGGGTTACCGGGATTACACTGGATGCTCATCGTATTTAGAAATCCTCAAAGCCTTTCCGAATATCCCCTTCAAATCATTGACTTAACCCAGTAGACTGAATCAACATGGGATAGA belongs to Amphritea atlantica and includes:
- a CDS encoding DUF599 domain-containing protein is translated as MEQLIGFLHINWLNLLSLCWFLLCFKGYNAYTRKRARDTHCLASVMHNYRLEWMTRMLHREVRIADTAAIANLERSVSFFASSTMLILAGLMTVLGSTDKAIDIIGDIPFASHATKAEWELKLLVLIGLFVYAFLKFTWSLRQYGFTSVMIGGAPQPDDAAEPELKSHATRLAIMSSMAANNFNLGLRTYYFSLSVLAWFINPWLFMLMTTGVVVILYRREFNSSTLRQLVISRME
- a CDS encoding DMT family transporter, whose amino-acid sequence is MSLAAAATKYTAGFVSIEQIVLAQYVICTVIMLPWLGRKGLTALKTEKPWLHLARGLSGWLCFYTYYLALNEIPLGEAALLRNAAPLMVPLLVLIWLKYRMPLLNWVPVMVGFIGIALVLKPEGSHFNPWHIAAVASAISLSVSIVTTRVLTLTEPTNRILFYYFALSALFSLPLAVSDWQPIPLISVPLMIAISLSIWCTMWLYTKAYSYAKATVIAPISYFGVLFAGLLGWLFWQQVPDMISIMGAALVISGGIGSVWLGREKN
- a CDS encoding DUF3301 domain-containing protein — protein: MYLDLGDLFWLTLIVLLLLHWWQSLKVKEIALKAASNHCRELDLQLLDQSVYLRGLWLKRDDNGKIRIWRSYLFEFTATGEDRARGRVILLGPRVTGITLDAHRI